In Chryseobacterium gotjawalense, the following are encoded in one genomic region:
- a CDS encoding PDDEXK nuclease domain-containing protein: protein MSDKRNFVDKNQIFDENLFVELSLLIEQSRNQVVMYANSTLTVLFWQVGKRISEEILQNQRAEYGKQIVSTVSMQLENKYGRNFTERNVRRMMQFSQRFPELEILSPLATQLSWSHFVELLPLKSSEARLFYAELVIKETLSKRDLRKRIANKTFERTEIANIQVNQNENIPINTFKDPYLLDFLGLQNGYLEKDVETAILHELEKFILELGKGFAFVERQKRMIIDGEDFYLDLLFYHRTLKRLVAVELKMGKFQARQKGQMELYLKWLNKNERKSGEETPIGLILCAESSKEQIELLEMHKDGIVVAEYWTELPPKKELEKKLHSALMEARERFERKKLM, encoded by the coding sequence ATGTCTGATAAAAGAAACTTCGTAGATAAAAATCAAATTTTCGATGAAAATCTGTTTGTCGAATTGTCGCTGCTTATTGAGCAAAGTCGCAATCAGGTGGTAATGTACGCCAATAGTACGCTCACGGTTTTGTTTTGGCAGGTCGGAAAACGCATCAGCGAAGAAATTTTACAAAACCAACGTGCAGAATATGGAAAACAAATTGTGTCCACAGTCTCTATGCAATTGGAAAACAAATATGGCAGAAATTTTACCGAAAGAAATGTGCGGAGAATGATGCAGTTTTCCCAACGATTTCCAGAATTGGAAATTTTGTCGCCACTGGCTACACAATTAAGTTGGTCACATTTTGTAGAATTATTACCATTAAAAAGCAGTGAAGCGAGATTGTTCTACGCAGAATTGGTAATAAAGGAAACGCTTAGTAAAAGGGATTTACGAAAACGAATTGCTAACAAAACTTTTGAACGCACAGAGATTGCCAATATTCAGGTAAATCAAAATGAAAATATACCAATCAACACTTTCAAAGATCCTTATTTGCTGGATTTTCTCGGTTTGCAAAACGGTTATTTAGAAAAAGATGTTGAAACCGCTATTTTGCACGAATTGGAGAAATTCATCCTTGAACTTGGGAAAGGCTTTGCATTTGTGGAAAGACAGAAAAGAATGATTATTGACGGAGAAGATTTTTATCTTGATTTGTTATTTTATCATCGCACTTTAAAAAGATTGGTCGCCGTGGAATTAAAAATGGGAAAATTTCAAGCCAGACAAAAAGGCCAAATGGAACTTTACCTAAAATGGCTCAACAAAAATGAACGAAAATCGGGAGAAGAAACGCCAATCGGTTTAATACTTTGTGCTGAAAGCAGCAAAGAGCAAATTGAACTTTTAGAAATGCATAAAGATGGAATAGTGGTCGCCGAATACTGGACAGAGCTTCCTCCAAAGAAAGAACTGGAAAAGAAACTCCATTCTGCTCTCATGGAAGCAAGAGAACGTTTTGAGCGTAAAAAATTGATGTAA
- the purB gene encoding adenylosuccinate lyase: MNSYKNPLEERYSSEEMLYNFSPNNKFRNWRKLWIALAEIEKDLGLDISDEQIAQLKEHSDIIDYEKAAVYEKKFRHDVMAHVHTYGDAAPLAKGIIHLGATSAFVGDNTDLIQMRDGLLLIKKQLVNVMKNLADFAIQYKDLPTLGFTHYQPAQLTTVGKRATLWLQSLILDFEELEFFLETLRFRGVKGTTGTAASFLELFNGDYSKVKHLDKELSKRFGFDKVFGVSGQTYDRKIDAKVIALLSNIAQSAHKFTNDLRLLQNLKEIEEPFEKNQIGSSAMAYKRNPMRSERIGALAKFVISLSTSSAMVASTQWFERTLDDSANKRLTIPQAFLAVDAILMIWNNIMNGIVVYENRIQKHIMEELPFMATEYIIMEEVKAGGDRQEIHETIRLHSMEASKKVKEEGKENDLLERILNDHSLKLDKSKLMAVLEPKNFIGFAPIQTEEFIENEVKPILEKYAELIGLKADLKV, encoded by the coding sequence ATGAATTCCTACAAAAACCCTCTTGAAGAACGCTATTCAAGTGAGGAAATGCTCTATAATTTCTCCCCGAACAACAAGTTCAGAAACTGGCGGAAATTATGGATTGCACTTGCCGAAATCGAAAAAGATTTAGGGCTTGACATTTCCGATGAGCAGATCGCTCAGCTTAAAGAGCACTCAGATATTATCGACTACGAAAAAGCTGCCGTGTACGAGAAGAAATTCCGTCATGACGTGATGGCGCATGTTCACACCTATGGCGACGCTGCTCCTTTGGCAAAAGGAATTATTCACCTCGGAGCCACTTCGGCTTTTGTTGGTGATAACACCGATTTGATTCAGATGCGCGACGGATTATTGCTCATCAAAAAACAGTTGGTGAATGTGATGAAAAATCTGGCTGATTTTGCCATTCAATATAAGGATCTGCCGACTTTAGGATTTACCCATTACCAACCGGCTCAATTAACTACCGTTGGAAAACGGGCCACTTTATGGCTGCAGTCTTTAATTTTAGATTTCGAAGAATTAGAATTTTTCTTAGAAACTTTAAGATTTCGTGGCGTTAAAGGAACAACCGGAACTGCGGCAAGTTTCTTAGAGTTATTTAATGGTGATTATTCCAAAGTAAAACATTTGGATAAAGAACTTTCTAAGCGTTTCGGTTTTGACAAAGTTTTCGGCGTTTCCGGACAAACCTACGATCGAAAAATCGACGCAAAAGTGATTGCTTTACTTTCAAATATTGCGCAATCAGCCCATAAATTCACGAATGATTTAAGACTTTTACAGAATCTAAAAGAAATTGAAGAACCTTTCGAGAAAAACCAAATCGGTTCTTCTGCGATGGCTTACAAACGAAATCCAATGCGTTCCGAAAGAATCGGAGCTTTGGCAAAATTTGTGATTTCTTTGTCAACTAGTTCAGCGATGGTCGCTTCAACACAGTGGTTTGAAAGAACTTTGGATGATTCTGCGAACAAGAGATTAACCATTCCACAAGCTTTTTTAGCGGTAGATGCGATTCTGATGATTTGGAATAATATCATGAATGGAATTGTGGTTTATGAAAACAGAATTCAAAAACATATTATGGAAGAACTTCCGTTTATGGCGACGGAATATATTATTATGGAAGAAGTGAAAGCCGGCGGTGATCGTCAGGAAATTCACGAAACCATCCGCCTTCATTCCATGGAAGCTTCGAAAAAAGTAAAAGAAGAAGGAAAGGAAAACGATTTGCTTGAAAGAATTTTAAACGATCATTCCTTAAAACTGGATAAATCGAAACTGATGGCAGTTCTGGAACCTAAGAATTTTATAGGTTTCGCACCGATACAGACAGAGGAGTTTATTGAAAATGAGGTAAAGCCGATCTTGGAAAAGTACGCCGAATTAATCGGGTTAAAAGCCGACCTTAAAGTATAA
- a CDS encoding SDR family oxidoreductase: MDFKNKIVLITGGCSGIGKIMARKSLERGCSKLIIWDINEDGLSRTKEEFSKLGGEVFTFKVDVSNLDEIKINAQRVRTEVGSVDILINNAGIVVGKYFHEHTHDQIQKSMSINSNALMHITLEFIPGMISKNSGAICNIASSAGLISNPKMSVYAASKWAVIGWGDSVRLEMVQLKKNISVTTIMPFFINTGMFDGVKSKLLPILEPEKTSERIIKAIEKETKMLAMPLPYWFIRLSQGILPIPAFDWVMENVFGIYDTMKEFTGRK, translated from the coding sequence ATGGATTTTAAAAATAAAATAGTTCTCATCACGGGCGGCTGCTCCGGAATCGGAAAAATAATGGCCAGAAAATCTTTGGAAAGAGGTTGTTCTAAATTGATAATTTGGGATATCAATGAAGATGGTTTAAGTAGAACAAAAGAGGAATTCTCCAAATTGGGCGGTGAAGTTTTCACTTTTAAAGTCGATGTCTCTAACCTGGATGAAATCAAAATCAATGCTCAAAGGGTAAGAACTGAAGTCGGTTCTGTAGATATTCTTATTAACAATGCCGGAATTGTGGTCGGAAAATATTTTCATGAACACACGCACGATCAGATTCAAAAAAGCATGTCGATTAATTCAAATGCTTTGATGCACATTACGTTAGAGTTTATTCCCGGTATGATTTCGAAGAATTCAGGTGCCATCTGCAATATTGCTTCTTCTGCAGGATTAATTTCCAATCCCAAAATGTCAGTTTATGCCGCTTCAAAATGGGCTGTCATTGGTTGGGGAGACAGTGTCCGTCTGGAAATGGTTCAGTTGAAGAAAAATATTTCGGTGACAACGATAATGCCGTTCTTTATTAATACCGGAATGTTCGATGGGGTAAAATCAAAACTTCTTCCAATTTTGGAGCCAGAAAAGACTTCAGAGCGTATTATTAAAGCAATTGAAAAAGAAACGAAAATGTTGGCAATGCCACTTCCATACTGGTTTATTCGTCTTTCACAAGGTATTTTGCCGATCCCCGCATTTGACTGGGTGATGGAAAATGTTTTTGGAATTTATGACACGATGAAGGAATTTACAGGCCGAAAATAA
- a CDS encoding aldehyde dehydrogenase, with amino-acid sequence MNFKDILTEQRELFDSQKSKNLKFRKMYLEKLKEVILKNEDLLYEAIYKDFGKSRFDTYSTEISFVLKDIDYYLKNLNSLAKPKNVRTNLANQLGSSKVYPEPLGCTLVIGAWNYPYQLSLSPMVAALAAGNTCILKPSEIAAHSMHAMAQIINENFPKEYLYVIEGGVEEITEILKLKFDKIFFTGSPKVGQIVYEAAAKHLTPVTLELGGKSPVIVTSSTNFEVAAKRIVWGKFLNAGQTCVAPDYILVDEKIKDSFLDSLKSYIQKFNYQPESEHYTRIINERNFDRLVKLIDKEKVFFGGNSNSAQRFIEPTIMHNVTWDDAVMQEEIFGPILPVLTFKNFNEALLQIAAHEKPLSAYLFTDNSEEKEHFISKISFGGGCINDVVMHLSNDYLPFGGVGNSGIGNYHGKFGFEAFSHQKAILNRATWGEPDLKYPPYTDKKLNWIKKFL; translated from the coding sequence ATGAATTTCAAAGATATTTTAACCGAACAGCGGGAATTATTTGACAGTCAGAAGAGTAAAAATCTGAAATTCCGAAAAATGTATTTGGAGAAGCTTAAAGAAGTGATCCTAAAAAACGAGGATTTATTATATGAAGCCATCTACAAAGATTTTGGTAAATCCAGATTTGACACTTATTCCACCGAAATTTCGTTCGTTTTGAAAGACATTGATTATTATCTGAAAAACCTGAATTCTTTAGCAAAACCAAAAAACGTGCGCACTAATCTCGCCAACCAGCTGGGCTCCAGTAAAGTGTATCCGGAACCTTTGGGATGCACTTTGGTCATCGGTGCGTGGAATTATCCTTATCAACTTTCGCTGTCACCGATGGTTGCGGCTTTAGCAGCCGGAAACACCTGTATTTTGAAACCAAGCGAAATAGCAGCACATTCGATGCATGCGATGGCACAAATAATTAATGAGAATTTCCCAAAAGAATATTTATATGTTATCGAAGGTGGTGTAGAAGAAATTACGGAAATTCTGAAACTGAAATTCGATAAGATATTTTTCACCGGCAGCCCGAAAGTTGGGCAAATAGTTTACGAAGCTGCAGCCAAACATTTAACTCCCGTGACGCTGGAACTGGGCGGAAAAAGTCCTGTAATTGTAACTTCCAGCACTAATTTCGAAGTGGCGGCGAAAAGAATAGTTTGGGGGAAATTTCTGAATGCCGGCCAAACTTGTGTCGCACCCGATTACATTTTAGTCGATGAAAAAATAAAAGACAGCTTCCTGGATTCTTTGAAATCGTATATCCAAAAATTTAATTACCAACCAGAATCTGAACACTATACCAGAATCATTAATGAAAGAAATTTCGACCGGTTGGTGAAATTAATTGATAAAGAAAAAGTCTTTTTCGGTGGAAATTCAAATTCAGCACAACGATTCATTGAGCCTACCATCATGCATAATGTTACCTGGGATGACGCGGTAATGCAGGAGGAAATTTTTGGACCCATCCTTCCCGTTTTAACTTTTAAAAATTTCAATGAGGCCTTGCTTCAAATCGCAGCACATGAAAAACCGCTTTCTGCCTATTTATTTACGGACAATTCTGAGGAGAAGGAACATTTTATTTCCAAAATATCTTTCGGTGGCGGTTGCATCAATGATGTCGTAATGCATTTGAGCAATGACTATCTGCCTTTTGGTGGTGTCGGAAATTCCGGAATCGGAAATTATCATGGTAAATTTGGTTTTGAAGCATTTTCTCACCAGAAAGCCATTTTAAATAGAGCAACCTGGGGCGAACCGGATTTAAAATATCCACCATACACCGATAAAAAACTCAATTGGATTAAGAAATTTTTATAA